In Pleuronectes platessa chromosome 8, fPlePla1.1, whole genome shotgun sequence, the genomic stretch GCGTAATTGTCTGAAAAAGAGGGTTTCAGATTGAAAGGGGAATTCTTCGGGAGCTGTAAAGACACTTTACCGTTGTCACCTGAATCAAGGTCTCGGGCACTAATTAACGCTACAACAGTTCCACTCGGTGCGTCTTCAGGCACAGAGTTTGGTTGGGATGTCAGGAATATATTCGGAGCATTATCGTTAACATCAACCACCTCGATGTGCACAGTACAGCGACCCTCCATTCTTGgagctcctttgtcttttgcACAAATGTCAATTTCGAAATTTTCGTTTGTTTCGAAATCTAATTGCCCTGCGAGTCGTATTTCTCCAGTTAACGAATCAAGATTAAACATAGACAGGACAGTATCTGGTGTGTGGGTTCCAAAGGAATACTCTACTTCTCCATTAGGGCCTTCATCGATATCTTTCGCTATTAGTTTTATGATAGATGCACCTTCTACACTATTTTCGCTTATGGAaactttataaatatttttttcaaatacaggaatattatcattattatcaagCACATTAATGGTTATAACACAGGTCCCAGATTTCACTGGGTTTCCTCCGTCTACGGCTGTTAATTGAAGCTGGTGTGTCGCCTTTTTCTccctgtcgagagatttagacAAGACGAGCTCTGGAACTTTCCTCCCACCGGATACGTCTTTTATCTTTAAACTAAAATAATCATCTTTACTTATGGTATAGGACCTCACTGAATTCACTCCGAGATCAAGATCTTTAGCGGTCTCCACTGGAAAACGTGCACCTGCTGCTGTCGACTCTGCTATTTCTAATATAATATCTTGCGACGGAAATTTGGGAGAATTATCATTAATATCCTGTATTTCCACCTCGACTCGGTACAACTGCAAAGGTTGATCAATAACAACTTGCAGAGTCAACACACAGCTGGCGCTTTGTCCACATAACGCCTCTCTGTCTATTCTGTCATTCACCACCAGCTCGCCCTTTCCCGCATCCACAGTGAAATACTGCTTACCAGCCTCGGAAGCGACTCGCAGCTTACGGTCAAAAATCTCAGACAGTCCCAAACCAAGATCTTTGGCTAGATTTCCTACCACAGAGCCCTGTTTTAATTCCTCCGGGATGCTGTAACGAGTCTGTCCGTGTACTATACTCCACAAGAGAAAGAAGTGATGCCACCAAAGCGCCTGCCATCTCCAGTCTCGGTATCCTATTGTCTTTGTCATCCCCGGTCCGTTCGAATTATTTCCCAGTGAGGTAATCGAAAAGAAAATTGTTACCAGCCATTTCCACGAGGCATTAATCTCAAAGAAATTTTCCGAAATCGCCTCATaacaaaaagtaaaatgaaTATTATTCCTTCTAGTTCCGAAAAGAGCATCACTCCCTCTCATTCAGCTCATTGCACTGTAAGTGTTGATGGTGCTGAGGCTGCATGGGGGAGGGAGTAGATCTCTTTGTATAGCTCTATGTTTTTTACTGGTGGACAATATTCCCCTCTACCATCCAATAGGAAGGGAGGTGAGCAGTGCTTTTAAAGACACAGTCGCCATTCAAAGAATCGCCTCAATGCATTTTGACTGTGTAGAGAAATGCCAGCTGCTTCACGTGGCCAATAATGTTACTGCACCTAAAATAATATTCTGTgtgcaacaacactgatctggtTGTTGGAacctttgattaaaaaaaactactgtTGTGATTTGAACAAGAAAAAAGAACAGAGAAAGCCGTTTACGTCAGGTATATGAAAACCTATTTAAGCTGTCGCTGTTCATGTGTCTGGTGCTGAAACAAACTGcaccagacaaaaaaaacaagagcactGCATAACGTAAACAGaatacacattttttatttaaactatatgagtttgtgtatttttttcattttgtggatACAATAATAGTGGGAGTTAAAAGCAACATCCACTTTTGCAAACAGAAAATGTCCATGAGTAACAAATGCACCGCAAAAGGGCCAGGATTTGTTATTGAAGATGACTGGGTTGAAATGAGGAGTGATTATCATGTTAGTTTTTCGTTTCTATTTTATCTGACATCaacaatttaaagaaattatGAAATAACATGGAGGTACTGTATGTGATAACACACATTTAACTCTCACCAGAACTCCAGTGAAGGTAACTAGAAATACccaaaacaaagtgaaaactgaTGTGTGACCTGTGGTCAATATTAAAAGCAATTAAAACACCATGTAACCATAAGGAAGTTGCATACCTGAATGACAGAAATATTGAATGAAACGACACAAGATTACATAGTGGCTCTCCTATTGTTTTCTGCTCACCTGCTGGCTCTCAAAGGTCCAGGTGCTGTCCGGTAAAGACGCATCCAGGACACTGATCACCTCCTTAAAGTCAGTGGTGCTGCTGGGCTTAATCATAGTGAAGTCACTGTACTCGGAAATTGGAGACATACAGGACCTGAAGGACTGACTCTGAGACAACATGTCTCCTCCCAGTACCTCCACGTACTTTATTGGTCCATCAGTGTTCAGCTGAATCTGCAGGTTTCTGTTGGGGTTCTTGTAACCATCATAGTCCCCCTGTCTCATGCAGCAACTaccgctgcttctgctgctcctgATGCATTTAACCGCTAAGATGAGAAAAGTCACCACAGACAGCACGGACACAGAGGCCAGAGAGAGAATCAAATACAGGGTGATTCTCCCAGTTTTCTTGCTGGGCTCGGTCACTTTCTGTCGGAGGTCTAAGATGGGCTCTTGGAGACCGTCCTCCAGCTGGATGGACACCGTGACGGTGGAGGACTGGACCGGGTCCCCGTCGTCCTTGATCTCTATAAGCAGCCTCTGAGAGGAGTCGTCCTGCTCTGACACAGCGCGTTTAGTCCTCACCTCCCCTGTGTACAGATTGACAGTGAACAGGGAGGCGTCTGTGGCCTCCGCCACTTTGTAGGAGATCCAGGCGTTATGGCCCGAGTCAGCGTCCACGGCCGTCACCTTAGTGACCAGGTGACCAGCTTTAGCGGAGCGGGGCATCCTCTGGTGAGAGAGGGAGCCCAGGACAGCGGAGGAGGGGTAAATAACAGAGGGGGCGTTGTCGTTCTGGTCGAGGATAAAAACATGGACGGTGGTGTTGCTGCCGAGAGACGGAGAGCCCTGATCCTTTGCCTGAACCTGAATCTGAAACACCTTCAGTTTCTCATAGTCAAACGAGTGCATGCTGTAGATGCTGCCGTTATCTGAGTTAATGTAAACATACGACGAGACAGAAACGTCCTGCACTTTAGAGTCCAGTATAGAGTAAGAGATTTTAgcattttcaccaaaatccaGGTCAGAGGCTGACACTGAGTACAGTATCGATCCTGGTACCCCATTCtcttttaaatacacattatagGAGGGCTGAGAGAATACAGGGGGGTTGTCATTCACATCAGTGACGCTGACTGGTATTTTTTTCTTACTGGACAGAGGAGGCGAGCCTGAGTCAGTGGCTGTTATTTCAATATCATATTCTGAGAAACTCTCCCTGTCTAAAGcaccactggtaaccagtgcgtaattatttgaaaatgatgGTTTAAGAGAGAAGGGAGAACCTTTGGGTAAACGCAATGTCACTTTAGCGTTATTGCCAGAGTCAGCATCACGCGCTTTCAACAAAGCCACCACTGTGCCACTTGGTGCGTCTTCGCGCACCGGCTGCGGTTCAGAGGTGAGAACAATTTCTGGAGTGTTATCGTTCACATCTAAAACATCTATTTGGAGACGACTTTGACTTTCCATTTCGGGAACTCCCTTGTCTTTCGCCTTTATTTCAATTTTGTAAGAGGCTGTTCTTTCATAATCTAAATCTCCTttcaactttatttcccctgttAATGAATTTATTTCAAATACTGATAAAACGGAATCAGGTGTCCGCGAGCTAAAAGAGAATTCAACTTCACCGTTTGGTCCCTCGTCAATATCCGTTGCTGTcattttcacaacaaaagtaTCCTTTACAGTGTTCTCCTGCAACGAcactttgtatatatttttatcaaAAACCGGAAAGTTATCATTTACATCAAGCACTGTGACGGTGATCTGCGAGGTGCCAGACATGACTGGGTTCCCTCCGTCTAATGCAGTAAGTAGTAGCTGATGAGCGGCTTTCTTCTCTCGATCAAGAAGCTTCTCTAACACTAACTCAGGGACAGTTTTTCCATCTTCAACCTCCTTCATTTTCAACGTAAAGCATTCGTTTTTAGTCAACGTGTAGGATTTCACTGAATTACTTCCAACGTCTGAATCCTCTGCACCCTCTAAAAGAAAACGAGATCCCACTACTGCAGTTTCAGCGATTTTCAAAGACATTTCTTTAGTGTGAAATCTGGGTGAATTATCATTTATATCCTTTATTTCTACCTCAATGCGATGTAAACTCAGAGGGTTTTCAAGAACGATCTGCAGAGGTAGAACACAGCTGGCGCTTTGTCCACATAAAGCCTCTCTGTCTATTCTGTCATTCACCACCAGCTCGCCCTTCCCCGCATCCACACTGAAATACTGCTCATCCGCCTCCGAGGCGACTCGCAGCTTACGATCAAAAATCTCAGACAGTCCCAAACCAAGATCTTTGGCTAGATTTCCTACCACAGAGCCCTgttttagttcctccgggatgctGTAACGAGTCTGTGCGTCTGTTATACTCCACAAGAGAAAGAAGTGATGCCACCAAAGCGCCTGCCATCTCCAGTCCCGGTATCCCATTGTCTTTGTCATCCCCGGTCCGCTAGAATATGTTATTTCCCATCGAAAAAATCGAAGATAATATCCAATTCCACAGGAGCATTATTTAGCcccttaaaaatataaaacgcATTTTTGTTCATCTCTGACGCTTAAATTGGAAAACCTCCTCTTGATCTCCGAGATGCATCACCCACCGTCCTCCAGCCCTTTGCATTGTTGACGCGTATGGTGCCGAGGCAGCAAAGGGGAGAGGATAGATCTCTTTGTACAGTTCTGAATGGGATTGGTGCACAGCATCTCTCACTAGCATCCAATAGGAAGACGACTGAGCAGTGCATTAAGACACAGAGCTGCGCCCACGAGAGGAGGCACAGACGCATTACAGTGTGTGATAGAGTCCTGAGGATTTAAACTTGTGTTTCTAGTGCATTAGGAAATACTATCATATACAACTGTGTATTCAGTATACGCCACTTTAGCAGATCGAAATGCACACCTATACCCCCTTTACTAAGGTTAAAGACCTtcttgaagaaaaataaaccacTAGTTTTTCTtaacttaaaaaagaaaaggaaaaaattcTACAACTACAATAGCAAAACACAGGctcttattattttgtattttttttgacaatttttttttttgcaactgCGAGTTACTGGAGAATTGGATTTGGGCAGGTTAAGGTGGCAGTGTATGGCTGAATCAAATATAATGACTGGAGACTTAATTGCATTGTTATGTAAGTACTTCCCGAAATGATATTGCACTGCTCACACATTTTCAATATGAGGTTGATGaaaatgaagatgaaaatgaacacgaaaatgaagatgaaaatgaagatGAAAATTCGTTTTTAACAGCTGAAAATTAACCACTATCCTGTGGTATTTAAACAATAACAAACGTGTCATCTGAACATCAAAATGTCCTATTATCTGCTCACCTGCTGGCTCTCAAAGGTCCAGGTGCTGTCGGGTAAAGACGCATCCAGGACACTGATCACCTCCTTAAAGTCAGTGGTGCTGCTGGGCTTAATCAAAGTGAAATCACTGTACTCGGACATTGGAGACATTGGAGACATACAGGACCTGAAGGATTGACTCTGAGACAACATGTCTCCTCCCAGGACCTCCACGTACTTTATGGGTCCATCAGTGTTCAGCTGAATCTGCAGGTTTCTGTTGGGGTTCTTGTAACCATCATAGTCCCCCTGTCTCATGCAGCAACTaccgctgcttctgctgctcctgATGCATTTAACCGCTAAGATGAGAAAAGTCACCACAGACAGCACGGACACCGAGGCCAGAGAGAGAATCAAATACAGGGTGATTCTCCCAGTTTTCTTGCTGGGCTCGGTCACTTTCTGTCGGAGGTCTAAGATGGGCTCTTGGAGACCGTCCTCCAGCTGGATGGACACCGTGACGGTGGAGGACTGGACCGGGTCCCCGTCGTCCTTGATCTCTATAAGCAGCCTCTGAGAGGAGTCGTCCTGCTCGGACACAGCGCGTTTAGTCCTCACCTCCCCTGTGTACAGATTGACAGTGAACATAGACGCGTCTGTGGCCTCCGTCACTTTGTAGGAGATCCAGGCGTTATGGCCCGAGTCCGCGTCCACGGCCGTCACCTTAGTGACCAGGTGACCAGCTTTAGCGGAGCGGGGCATCCTCTGATGAGAGAGGGAGCCCAGGACAGCGGAGGAGGGGTAAATAACGGAGGGGGCGTTGTCGTTCTGGTCGAGGATAAACACATGGACGGTGGTGTTGCTGCTGAGAGACGGAGAGCCCTGATCCTTTGCCTGAACCTGAATCTGAAACACCTTCAGTTTCTCATAGTCAAACGAGTGCATGCTGTAGATGCTGCCGTTATCTGAGTTAATGTAAACATACGAGGAGACAGAAACGTCCTGCACTTTAGAGTCCAGTATAGAGTAAGAGATTTTAGCGTTTTCACCAAAATCCAGGTCAGAGGCTGATACTGAGTACAGTATAGATCCTGGTACTCCATTCtcttttaaatacacattatagGAGGGCTGAGAGAATATAGGAGGGTTGTCATTCAcatcagtgatgctgactggtaTAAGTTTCTTactggacagaggaggagagcctGAGTCAGTGGCTGTTATTTCAATATTGTATTCTGAGAAGCTCTCCCTGTCTAAAGCACCACTGGTAACGAGTGCGTAATTATTAGAAAACGagggttttaaaataaaaggagAACCTCTGGGAAGCTGTAAAGTCACTTTACTGTTATCCCCTGAATCAAGGTCTCTGACTTTGAGCAAAGCAACAACTGTACCACTGCGAGAGTCTTCGGGTACAGAAGTCGGTTTTGAAGTCAACAGTATTTCTGGGGGATTGTCATTTACGTCTAACACATCCACCTGCACACTGCAGTGACCCTCCGTCTTAGGCAAGCCTTTGTCTTTCGCACTTATGTCTATTCGATACGAGGTTTGATCTTCATGGTCtaactgtttttttaaatatatatctcCACTTACAGCATCTATATGAAACAACGACAGCACCGATGGTGGTGTGTGTATGCCAAGTGAGTACTCAATTTCTCCGTTTGGACCCTCGTCTATGTCGGTCGCTTTTGTTGTGATTACAAACGAGCCATTCGCACTGTTTTCTTGAACAGACACTTTATAAAGGCTATGTTCGAATAATGgcacattatcattattatcaagaACTGTTATAGTTATTTTTGAAGTTCCGGATTTCACCGGGTTTCCTCCGTCGACAGCAGTAAGAAATAAATTGTGAATCGCCTTTTTCTCCCGAtctaatgatttatttaaaactaaTTCGGGTAATTTTCTTccattttcaatttcttttacttttaaaatgaagcAATCGTCTTTGCTTAGAGTGTACGTCTTCAATCCGTTACTCCCAACATCGGGATCCTCTGCGCTCTCTAGGGGAAAACGCACACCTACAACGGTGGACTCAGCAATTTCTATTATATGATCGCTTTTGAGAAAACGAGGAGCGTTGTCGTTCACGTCTCTTATTTCCACTTCTATCCGGTTTAATTGTAGCGGGTTCTCAATAACAACTTGCAGAGCTAGAACACAGCTTGCGCTTTGTCCACATAGAGCCTCTCTGTCTATTCTGTCATTCACCACCAGCTCGCCCTTCCCCGCATCCACACTGAAATACTGCTCCTCAGCCTCAGAGGCGACTCGCAGTTTGCGATCGAAAATCTCAGACAGTCCCAAACCAAGATCTTTGGCTAGATTTCCTACCACAGAGCCTCGCTCCAGCTCCTCCGGGATGCTGTAACGCGTCTGTCCGTCTGTTGTACTCcacaagagaaagaaatgatGCCACCAAAGCGCCTGCCATCTCCAGTCTCCGTATCCCATTCTCTTTGTCATCCTCGGTCCTTTACAGCGGGACGTTATTTCCCACCGACGTATCATTTCGAATAAAGACGACAATATAAAAATCCATCAAAGATGAACTTGCTGTTCTCCAAAGATATCCACATGTTTGCATCCTGACGTGCGAATTGAAGTTATGTTATATAATCTGAGTGGTTAAACgcatcctcctctcatctcggGTCGGAGCAATGTACTGGCTACAGTGTTGAAAATGGATGGGGGAGGGAATAGATCTCTTTGTACAGCTCCTAATCCTATTGGCTCAGAGCATCTAACCTGCATCCAATGAGCTTGAAACAGAAATGTGCTACAGCCCCAGTACTGCAAATCAAGGATTCATGAAATGGCACACGCAGGTGCTTCTTCCCAAGAACACTTATTCAAAATCAACCCAGAAGCTGTCAAtcagatttaattaattttactgATCATTATTGCAACAATTCCTGCAAATATAGTCACACTGCTATTCTAATATTTGATTCACATCAGTTTTGCAAGATGCGCACATTTGAAATCCACACCAATGTAATACAATTAGAGGAAACTTTGAGCACAGGCTATGATTTGATTATATAGATAGGAATATGATTGACATATGTTCAAAAGTCATGTGCTTTGAGTCACAATCAAATCACCATGTCATAAAGCTCTACAGCAACAAAAGGCAGTTTATTAAAGTATGATATATCTGAAGCAGCATGAAGGAGCTGTAATGCTAAATAGACTATAGGTAATTATCCTACATAAAGACTAAGGTTATtgtaatacttttttttttaattaaaactttCTTTAATTTCGAGAGCGTGAAGTTAATTCAGCGTACAATGTTCAGTTGCATGTGAGTAGGAAATACATGTGACAAAAATGCCATCTCGCTCATTTaggtaaaatgaaagaaatttaATGATCTAAATCTCAATATATGATACTTGAAAAAAGTGGCATAACAAATCCAGTCCCTCGCGACAGACAGACAATAACTCAAAAATAGTcttagttttaaatgtgcatATAGATGATTATTTTactctctgctcacctgctgGCTCTCAAAGGTCCAGGTGCTGTCCGGTAAAGACGCATCCAGGACACTGATCACCTCCTTAAAGTCAGTGGTGCTGCTGGGCTTAATCAAAGTGAAGTCACTGTATTCGGACATTGGAGACATTGGAGACATACAGGACCTGAAGGACTGACTCTGAGACAACATGTCTCCTCCCAGGACCTCCACGTACTTTATGGGTCCATCAGTGTTCAGCTGAATCTGCAGGTTTCTGTTGGGGTTCTTGTAACCATCATAGTCCCCCTGTCTCATGCAGCAACTaccgctgcttctgctgctcctgATGCATTTAACCGCTAAGATGAGAAAAGTCACCACAGACAGCACGGACACCgagaccagagagagaatcAAATACAGGGTGATTCTCCCAGTTTTCTTGCTGGGCTCGGTCACTTTCTGTCGGAGGTCTAAGATGGGCTCATGGAGACCGTCCTCCAGCTGGATGGACACCGTGACGGTGGAGGACTGGACCGGGTCCCCGTCGTCCTTGATCTCTATAAGCAGCCTCTGAGAGGAGTCGTCCTGCTCGGACACAGCGCGTTTAGTCCTCACCTCCCCTGTGTACAGATTGACAGTGAACAGAGAGGCGTCTGTGGCCTCCGCCACTTTGTAGGAGATCCAGGCGTTATGGCCCGAGTCCGCGTCCACGGCCGTCACCTTAGTGACCAGGTGACCCGCTTTAGCAGAGCGGGGCATCCTCTGATGAGAGAGGGAGCCCAGGACAGCGGAGGAGGGGTAAATAACAGAGGGGGCGTTGTCGTTCTGGTCGAGGATAAAAACATGGACGGTGGTGTTGCTGCTGAGAGACGGAGAGCCCTGATCCTTTGCCTGAACCTGAATCTGAAACACCTTCAGTTTCTCATAGTCAAACGAGTGCATGCTGTAGATGCTGCCGTTATCTGAGTTAATGTAAACATACGACGAGACAGAAACGTCCTGCACTTTAGAGTCCAGTATAGAGTAAGAGATTTTAGCGTTTTCACCAAAATCCAGGTCAGAGGCTGATACTGAGTACAGTATAGATCCTGGTACTCCATTCtcttttaaatacacattatagGAGGGCTGAGAGAATACAGGAGGGTTGTCATTCAcatcagtgatgctgactggaaTAATCTTCTTACTGGACAGAGGAGGCGAGCCTGAGTCAGTGGCTGTAATTTCAATATTATATTCCGCGAAACTCTCTCGGTCTAAAGCACCACTGGTAACCAGTTCATAATTATTAGAAAACGACGGTTTAAGAGTGAAACTAGAACGTTTGGGTAAACGCAATGTCACTTTTCCGTTATTACCGGAGTCAAGGTCTCGTGCACTAATCAAAGCCACCACTGTGCCACTTGGTGCGTCTTCGCGAACAGGCACGGGTTTTGAAGTCAACACAATATCTGGCGCATTATCATTTATGTCCTCCACATCCAGCTGTACACGACAGTCACCCTCCATTTCAGGGACGCCTTTGTCTTTAGCAGTTATATCGATCAGGTAAGATTTAGAAGTTTCATAATCTAATAAACCTTTTAATAAGATGTCGCCTGTTACATCATTAATTTCAAATGTTGATAACACAAAGTCTGGAGTGCGAGACCCGAAAGAATATTTAACTTCACCATTAAGACCATCGTCAGCATCTGTGGCTTTGAGTTTGATGACAAAGGTCCCTTTGGTGCTGTTCTCTTTTAAAGAGACTTTATATTCATTTTCGTTGAATACTGGGAAATTATCGTTATTATCAAGGACAGTAATGATGATCTTACAGGTTCCAGACGTGACTGGGTTTCCTCCATCTAATGCTGTCAACAGCAGGTGATGGAGAGCATTCTTTTCCCGGTCCAAGGTTTTTTCTAACACTAATTCTGGGACCGCTTTTCCattctttgtttctttaaattttAGTGAAAAATAATCGTTTTTGCTTAGCGTGTAGGTTTTCAAAGAATTGCTCCCAACATCGGGGTCCTCTGCGCTCTCCAGGGAAAAACGTTTGCCGAGCGCAACGGATTCTGGTATTTTAAGGTTAATCTCCTGCGTTGGAAAACGAGGAGAATTGTCATTTATGTCTCTGATTTCCACTTCAATTCGATGCGACCGCAAAGGGTTTTCAACAACAACTTGCAGAGGTAGAACACAGCTGGCGCTTTGTCCACATAAAGCCTCTCTGTCTATTCTGTCATTCACCACCAGCTCGCCCTTTCCCGCATCCACAGTGAAATACTGCTTACCAGCCTCCGAGGCAACTCGCAGTTTACGATCAAAAATGTCTGATAATCCCAAACCAAGATCTTTGGCTAGATTTCCTACCACAGAGCCCTgttttagttcctccgggatgctGTAACGAGTCTGTGCGTCTGTTATACTCcacaagagaaagaaatgatGCCACCAAAGCGCCTGCCATCTCCAGTCTTGGTATCCTATTCTCTTTGTCATCCTCGCTCCGTTATAACACACTTATTCCAAACGAGATATTCTTCATAGCGATGCTGGAATCCAACAGAGTAGGAAATACTCCCGAAGAAAAATGACCACGTCGTCTAAACATGGCTGAAAGCTGAAATTCATATGTTCAAATCTATATAAAAACGGGAGCTCGTTGCTGTCTCTCCCCGAGCTCGTTGCATTGTAAGTGTTCAAGCGCCGAGGCTGCATGGGGGCAGGGACTAGATTGCTTTGTACAGTTCTGAATCCTATTGGTGCACAGCATCCATGTCCAACATCcaatgagagagagactgatcgACACTGCTGTAGAGGCAGCTTCAATCTGATTCTGAGCTCTCATGGGGGATTATAACAAATACGTGTAaatgccaaatgacatgtaaccgcaatattattaataatttaaaaaaaatcctgccaATAAAAATCTCAAAGAAACAGATTATGATTTTTAAAGAATAACAGTATTTAGTTTCAATACAGAGTAAGTTAATCCTCACAAAATGTATACACTGCATTACTGAGTTGCTGTCCACTTTGGTGGTGCTGAATTATTCAAGCAATAAGTGTCCATGTGTAACCCTCACTCGTTGCATTCCTTTGACACAGGTGTTTGCAACACTTCTGCACAGGTTTAATGTTTGTTACTTTGTTTTGATGTCAGTTTTTATGATAAACAATGCGTAAAAGGTGTGATGAAAATAATATACAGCCAGGATGGATGGAAATAGGCATATAGATTTGTTTTGAAGATTAACTTCCACACAAAACACGTTTTGACAAATTATTTGTTTTGCTAGGTAAAAATAGCCATGGCATTCAATTTTAATTATTAGAAGTAAATGCTGTCATCTGCTCACCTGCTGGCTCTCAAAGGTCCAGGTGCTGTCCGGTAAAGACGCATCCAGGACACTGATCACCTCCTTAAAGTCAGTGGTGCTGCTGGGCTTAATCATAGTGAAATCACTGTATTCGGACATTGGAGACATACAGGACCGGAAGGACTGACTCTGAGACATCATGTCTCCTCCCATGACCTCCACGTACTTTATGGGTCCATCAGTGTTCAGCTGAATCTGCAGGTTTCTGTTGGGGTTCTTGTAACCATCATAGTCCCCCTGTCTCATGCAGCAACTACCGCTGTTTCTGCTGCTCCTGATGCATTTAACCGCTAAGATGAGAAAAGTCACCACAGACAGCACGGACACCGAGGCCAGAGAGAGAATCAAATACAGGGTGATTCTCCCAGTTTTCCTGCTGGGCTCGGTCACTTTCTGTCGGAGGTCTAAGATGGGCTCATGGAGACCGTCCT encodes the following:
- the LOC128445550 gene encoding protocadherin gamma-C5-like, whose product is MTKTMGYRDWRWQALWWHHFFLLWSITDAQTRYSIPEELKQGSVVGNLAKDLGLGLSEIFDRKLRVASEADEQYFSVDAGKGELVVNDRIDREALCGQSASCVLPLQIVLENPLSLHRIEVEIKDINDNSPRFHTKEMSLKIAETAVVGSRFLLEGAEDSDVGSNSVKSYTLTKNECFTLKMKEVEDGKTVPELVLEKLLDREKKAAHQLLLTALDGGNPVMSGTSQITVTVLDVNDNFPVFDKNIYKVSLQENTVKDTFVVKMTATDIDEGPNGEVEFSFSSRTPDSVLSVFEINSLTGEIKLKGDLDYERTASYKIEIKAKDKGVPEMESQSRLQIDVLDVNDNTPEIVLTSEPQPVREDAPSGTVVALLKARDADSGNNAKVTLRLPKGSPFSLKPSFSNNYALVTSGALDRESFSEYDIEITATDSGSPPLSSKKKIPVSVTDVNDNPPVFSQPSYNVYLKENGVPGSILYSVSASDLDFGENAKISYSILDSKVQDVSVSSYVYINSDNGSIYSMHSFDYEKLKVFQIQVQAKDQGSPSLGSNTTVHVFILDQNDNAPSVIYPSSAVLGSLSHQRMPRSAKAGHLVTKVTAVDADSGHNAWISYKVAEATDASLFTVNLYTGEVRTKRAVSEQDDSSQRLLIEIKDDGDPVQSSTVTVSIQLEDGLQEPILDLRQKVTEPSKKTGRITLYLILSLASVSVLSVVTFLILAVKCIRSSRSSGSCCMRQGDYDGYKNPNRNLQIQLNTDGPIKYVEVLGGDMLSQSQSFRSCMSPISEYSDFTMIKPSSTTDFKEVISVLDASLPDSTWTFESQQVSRKQ
- the LOC128445551 gene encoding protocadherin gamma-C5-like, which encodes MTKRMGYGDWRWQALWWHHFFLLWSTTDGQTRYSIPEELERGSVVGNLAKDLGLGLSEIFDRKLRVASEAEEQYFSVDAGKGELVVNDRIDREALCGQSASCVLALQVVIENPLQLNRIEVEIRDVNDNAPRFLKSDHIIEIAESTVVGVRFPLESAEDPDVGSNGLKTYTLSKDDCFILKVKEIENGRKLPELVLNKSLDREKKAIHNLFLTAVDGGNPVKSGTSKITITVLDNNDNVPLFEHSLYKVSVQENSANGSFVITTKATDIDEGPNGEIEYSLGIHTPPSVLSLFHIDAVSGDIYLKKQLDHEDQTSYRIDISAKDKGLPKTEGHCSVQVDVLDVNDNPPEILLTSKPTSVPEDSRSGTVVALLKVRDLDSGDNSKVTLQLPRGSPFILKPSFSNNYALVTSGALDRESFSEYNIEITATDSGSPPLSSKKLIPVSITDVNDNPPIFSQPSYNVYLKENGVPGSILYSVSASDLDFGENAKISYSILDSKVQDVSVSSYVYINSDNGSIYSMHSFDYEKLKVFQIQVQAKDQGSPSLSSNTTVHVFILDQNDNAPSVIYPSSAVLGSLSHQRMPRSAKAGHLVTKVTAVDADSGHNAWISYKVTEATDASMFTVNLYTGEVRTKRAVSEQDDSSQRLLIEIKDDGDPVQSSTVTVSIQLEDGLQEPILDLRQKVTEPSKKTGRITLYLILSLASVSVLSVVTFLILAVKCIRSSRSSGSCCMRQGDYDGYKNPNRNLQIQLNTDGPIKYVEVLGGDMLSQSQSFRSCMSPMSPMSEYSDFTLIKPSSTTDFKEVISVLDASLPDSTWTFESQQVSR
- the LOC128445524 gene encoding protocadherin gamma-C5-like yields the protein MTKRIGYQDWRWQALWWHHFFLLWSITDAQTRYSIPEELKQGSVVGNLAKDLGLGLSDIFDRKLRVASEAGKQYFTVDAGKGELVVNDRIDREALCGQSASCVLPLQVVVENPLRSHRIEVEIRDINDNSPRFPTQEINLKIPESVALGKRFSLESAEDPDVGSNSLKTYTLSKNDYFSLKFKETKNGKAVPELVLEKTLDREKNALHHLLLTALDGGNPVTSGTCKIIITVLDNNDNFPVFNENEYKVSLKENSTKGTFVIKLKATDADDGLNGEVKYSFGSRTPDFVLSTFEINDVTGDILLKGLLDYETSKSYLIDITAKDKGVPEMEGDCRVQLDVEDINDNAPDIVLTSKPVPVREDAPSGTVVALISARDLDSGNNGKVTLRLPKRSSFTLKPSFSNNYELVTSGALDRESFAEYNIEITATDSGSPPLSSKKIIPVSITDVNDNPPVFSQPSYNVYLKENGVPGSILYSVSASDLDFGENAKISYSILDSKVQDVSVSSYVYINSDNGSIYSMHSFDYEKLKVFQIQVQAKDQGSPSLSSNTTVHVFILDQNDNAPSVIYPSSAVLGSLSHQRMPRSAKAGHLVTKVTAVDADSGHNAWISYKVAEATDASLFTVNLYTGEVRTKRAVSEQDDSSQRLLIEIKDDGDPVQSSTVTVSIQLEDGLHEPILDLRQKVTEPSKKTGRITLYLILSLVSVSVLSVVTFLILAVKCIRSSRSSGSCCMRQGDYDGYKNPNRNLQIQLNTDGPIKYVEVLGGDMLSQSQSFRSCMSPMSPMSEYSDFTLIKPSSTTDFKEVISVLDASLPDSTWTFESQQVSRE